In Sphingobacteriaceae bacterium, the DNA window CAGGGCGACGGCAGAAAAGCCTTGCCGGGTCAGGGTCCCCCGGTCCGGGCTACGGGGTCTGCCGGGGCAGCAGGGCCGCCGGGTCCGCCTTTTCCCCGTCCCAGACCAGTTCGAAATGGAGATGGGCATCGCCGCCGGCCTCCAAGCCCGCCGGGCCGCCGGCGTAGGCGATGAGCTGGCCTTGCTCCACCATGGCGCCCGCTTCCACCAGCACCCGCTCACAGCCGGCGTAACGACTGGTGTAGCCCGGGCTGTGCTCTACCTCCACCGTCCAGCCCCAAACGGGATCCAGCCTGACGGCGGTGACGGTGCCGCCGTAGACCGCCCGCACCGGATCGCCCGGGGCGGCGGCGATGTCCAGGCCGCCGTGATGGCGCCATTCCGCCATGGTATCGGAATATTGCCAGCCGAATTCCTGGACCACTGCACCCGACACGGGCCAGACCAGCTCCTCGGGCGGCGGTGCCGCCGGGTCGGCGGCCGCCGGCTCCTGGAAGGTTTCGGGCACGGGCTCAGTGGTTTCCGCCAGATCCGGCGCCTGGTCCAGAGCGTCTTCCGTCGCCACCTGGGCCTCCTGGTGGATCATGTCCGCTTCCAGCGGGCTCTGGGGCTGCCCCGCCCGCCACCACAAAGTAAGGGCGAATACGACGGCGAACATGAGGGCGCCGGCCACCAGCAGGCTGCCGGTGCTCCCCCGGGCCTGCAGAGCCCGCCGGAGCCGCCGGTACATGGGCTCAGGCGGTGGGCTACCCTTTTCCGGTCTGTCAAAGT includes these proteins:
- a CDS encoding M23 family metallopeptidase, whose protein sequence is MVKSNFDRPEKGSPPPEPMYRRLRRALQARGSTGSLLVAGALMFAVVFALTLWWRAGQPQSPLEADMIHQEAQVATEDALDQAPDLAETTEPVPETFQEPAAADPAAPPPEELVWPVSGAVVQEFGWQYSDTMAEWRHHGGLDIAAAPGDPVRAVYGGTVTAVRLDPVWGWTVEVEHSPGYTSRYAGCERVLVEAGAMVEQGQLIAYAGGPAGLEAGGDAHLHFELVWDGEKADPAALLPRQTP